One window of the Leucobacter komagatae genome contains the following:
- a CDS encoding branched-chain amino acid aminotransferase encodes MTDSTFTLTEAERLPAAERDAILANPGFGDHFTDHMVSIIWTAADGWHDAQVLPYGPIAMDPASSVLHYGQEIFEGMKAYRRADDSIVIFRPEENARRLNESAVRLALPELPVELFVEATKRLVEIDSEWVPRGADQSLYLRPFMIADESFLGVRAAQRARFMVIASPAGPYFTGGVKPVSIWLSQDFARAGHGGTGAAKCGGNYAASLLPQNVAAENGCQQVLFTDAGNPDVIDELGGMNLFLVRADKTLLTPALNGNILPGITRKSLIQLAEDRGYAVEERAVTVTEWREGVADGSIVEAFACGTAAVITPIGQLKSPDFTIDFGDKAPGELTLSLREELTGIQYGTHEDRHGWLTEIPTAGVAA; translated from the coding sequence ATGACTGACTCAACCTTCACCCTTACCGAAGCCGAGCGCCTTCCCGCAGCAGAGCGTGACGCGATCCTCGCGAACCCCGGGTTCGGCGACCACTTCACCGACCACATGGTCTCAATCATCTGGACCGCGGCAGACGGCTGGCACGACGCGCAGGTACTGCCGTACGGCCCGATCGCCATGGACCCCGCGTCTTCAGTGCTGCACTACGGCCAGGAGATCTTCGAGGGAATGAAGGCGTACCGTCGCGCCGACGACTCGATCGTGATCTTCCGCCCGGAGGAGAACGCGCGCCGCCTGAACGAGTCGGCGGTGCGCCTCGCCCTGCCCGAGCTTCCCGTCGAGCTGTTCGTCGAGGCGACGAAGCGCCTGGTCGAGATCGATTCGGAGTGGGTGCCCCGCGGCGCCGACCAGTCGCTCTACCTGCGCCCGTTCATGATCGCCGATGAGAGCTTCCTCGGCGTCCGGGCTGCCCAGCGCGCCCGTTTCATGGTCATCGCGAGCCCCGCCGGCCCGTACTTCACCGGCGGCGTGAAGCCTGTCTCGATCTGGCTGTCGCAGGATTTCGCGCGCGCGGGCCATGGCGGCACCGGCGCCGCGAAGTGCGGCGGCAACTACGCCGCCTCGCTGCTCCCGCAGAACGTCGCCGCAGAGAACGGCTGCCAGCAGGTGCTCTTCACCGACGCGGGCAACCCCGACGTTATCGATGAACTCGGCGGCATGAACCTCTTCCTCGTTCGCGCTGACAAGACGCTGCTCACGCCGGCACTCAACGGCAACATTCTGCCGGGAATCACGCGCAAGAGCCTCATTCAGCTCGCGGAGGATCGCGGATACGCCGTCGAGGAGCGGGCCGTGACCGTGACCGAGTGGCGGGAGGGAGTCGCCGACGGGTCGATCGTCGAGGCGTTCGCCTGCGGCACCGCGGCCGTCATCACGCCGATCGGGCAGCTGAAGTCGCCCGACTTCACGATCGACTTCGGCGACAAGGCTCCGGGAGAGCTCACGCTGTCCCTGCGCGAGGAGCTCACCGGGATTCAGTACGGCACCCATGAGGATCGCCACGGCTGGCTCACCGAGATCCCGACCGCCGGCGTCGCCGCCTAA